The Megalops cyprinoides isolate fMegCyp1 chromosome 22, fMegCyp1.pri, whole genome shotgun sequence genome contains a region encoding:
- the LOC118769416 gene encoding fibrinogen alpha chain-like, with the protein MGPKYMVCCLLVLCSFSQSKLMNQRGAELVDHGYNSDECYRERNWPLCRNDEWGPRCPSGCRIQALLDQADQQLESKINKIQKFLVDRRKDYHSTDEVTKQTYDFLRERLLAYSANNDRYMHLAGHLRQRIDTIKRQVDQQYSLLQAMNSLVQDQVEETQRLEVDAEIKLRSCKGSCASTVDFSMDRESYRTLGKHLAQPSLAGQGKGPAGPLRVLRSRPVTDTVAPSMPKAGVAAGGSQQQGFFTGVRQLQLFLETVDNHSISSATGATAACTDCTAEGQDLEARETSPQVKLKLAVDSPLEKVAENGGGANSAGLGDTSKKRKDTTAEGERLRVTADTFGLSGYHADLDEEAYIREYLGIIRRQAQQRGTPSRE; encoded by the exons ATGGGCCCGAAATATATGGTCTGCTGCTTACTTGTACTCTGCTCattttctcag TCTAAGCTTATGAATCAAAGAGGAGCTGAACTCGTTGACCACGGCTATAATTCAGATGAATGTTACAGGGAGAGAAACTGGCCCCTCTGCAGAAATGATGAGTGG GGCCCTAGATGCCCTTCAGGATGTAGGATACAGGCACTCTTAGACCAAGCTGATCAGCAACTGGAATCCAAGATTAACAAAATCCAGAAGTTTTTAGTGGACCGCCGTAAGGATTATCATTCTACAGATGAGGTCACCAAGCAAACCTATGACTTCCTGAGAGAGAGGCTTCTCGCTTACTCAG CTAATAATGACAGGTACATGCACCTAGCTGGGCACCTACGTCAGAGAATTGACACCATCAAGAGACAAGTTGACCAGCAGTATAGCCTCCTCCAAGCAATGAACAGTCTGGTTCAAGACCAAGTTGAAGAAACACAACGATTAGAG GTCGACGCTGAGATCAAACTTCGCTCTTGCAAAGGCTCCTGCGCCAGCACCGTCGACTTCTCTATGGACAGGGAGAGCTACAGAACTCTGGGAAAGCATCTGGCTCAGCCCAGCCTCGCCGGCCAGGGCAAAGGGCCTGCAGGCCCACTGAGAGTCCTGAGGAGCAGGCCTGTCACTGACACCGTTGCTCCCAGCATGCCCAAAGCCGGTGTAGCAGCAGGAGGCAGTCAGCAGCAGGGTTTCTTCACTGGTGTCAGACAGCTTCAGTTATTTCTGGAGACTGTCGATAACCATTCAATATCTTCTGCGACTGGGGCCACTGCTGCATGCACAGACTGTACTGCTGAGGGCCAGGACCTAGAGGCACGTGAAACATCACCCCAGGTCAAGCTGAAGCTCGCTGTAGACAGTCCTCTGGAAAAGGTAGCGGAGAATGGGGGCGGGGCCAACAGCGCAGGTCTCGGGGACACCTCCAAAAAGAGGAAAGACACCACTGCGGAGGGTGAGAGACTCAGAGTGACAGCTGACACTTTCGGTTTGAGTGGTTACCATGCAGATCTTGACGAAGAGGCCTACATTAGGGAATATCTCGGCATAATAAGACGGCAGGCACAGCAGAGGGGCACACCAAGCCGTGAATGA